The following are encoded together in the Acidovorax sp. KKS102 genome:
- a CDS encoding PHB depolymerase family esterase: MAFNFIRAAAAGAAMALCGAGGVHAAVNLPALKIDKTQTTVSGLSSGGFMAVQLHVAYSATFAKGAGVVAGGPFYCAEGSIVNATGRCMASPAGIPTSTLVSTTNTWASQGVIDPVANLQNSKVYLFSGTLDSVVKTGVMDALRTYYNSFVPAANVVYKKDIAAEHAMVTDDYGNACSTKGAPYISDCNFDLAGAMLQHLYGTLNARNNATLPTGNYIEFNQSEFITNHGMATTGWAYVPQACQAGGTATCKLHVVLHGCKQNISDVQQQYVRNTGYNRWADTNNIVMLYPQTSTAATNSCWDWWGYDSANYSKKSGPQMAAIKAMVDRVSSGTGGTTPPDPVALPAPTGVSTSGATANSMAIGWAAVTGAASYNVYRNANKVNALPVTATSYTDTGLAASTTYSWTVRAADANGAEGATSAAASGTTLAASGGGTATCTTASNYAHTLAGRAYAAGGYTYALGSNQNMGLWNVFVTNTLKQTSTNYYVIGTCP, encoded by the coding sequence ATGGCTTTCAATTTCATCCGGGCGGCTGCAGCAGGGGCTGCGATGGCACTTTGTGGTGCGGGCGGTGTTCACGCTGCCGTCAACCTGCCAGCACTCAAGATCGACAAGACACAGACCACGGTGTCGGGCTTGTCCTCGGGCGGCTTCATGGCGGTGCAACTGCACGTGGCGTACTCGGCCACGTTTGCCAAGGGGGCGGGTGTGGTGGCGGGCGGCCCGTTCTACTGCGCCGAAGGGTCCATCGTCAACGCCACCGGGCGCTGCATGGCCAGTCCTGCGGGCATTCCCACCAGCACGCTGGTCAGCACCACCAACACCTGGGCCAGTCAGGGAGTCATCGACCCCGTGGCCAATCTGCAGAACTCCAAGGTCTACCTGTTCTCGGGCACGCTCGACAGCGTGGTCAAAACCGGGGTCATGGACGCGCTGCGCACCTACTACAACAGCTTCGTTCCCGCCGCCAACGTGGTCTACAAGAAAGACATTGCGGCCGAACACGCGATGGTGACGGACGACTACGGAAACGCCTGCTCCACAAAGGGCGCGCCCTACATCAGCGACTGCAACTTCGACCTGGCCGGCGCCATGCTGCAGCACCTGTACGGCACGCTGAACGCCCGCAACAACGCCACCCTGCCCACCGGCAATTACATCGAGTTCAACCAGAGCGAATTCATCACCAACCATGGCATGGCCACCACCGGCTGGGCTTACGTGCCCCAGGCCTGCCAGGCGGGTGGCACGGCCACCTGCAAGCTGCACGTGGTGCTGCATGGCTGCAAGCAGAACATCAGCGATGTGCAGCAGCAGTACGTGCGCAACACTGGCTACAACCGCTGGGCCGACACTAACAACATCGTGATGCTGTACCCGCAGACCAGCACCGCAGCCACCAACAGCTGCTGGGACTGGTGGGGCTATGACAGCGCCAACTACTCCAAGAAGTCCGGCCCGCAAATGGCGGCCATCAAGGCCATGGTGGATCGCGTTTCCAGCGGCACGGGCGGTACCACGCCCCCCGACCCTGTGGCCCTGCCTGCCCCCACGGGCGTGAGCACTTCGGGCGCCACGGCCAACAGCATGGCCATCGGCTGGGCCGCCGTCACCGGTGCGGCCAGCTACAACGTGTACCGCAACGCCAATAAGGTCAACGCGCTGCCTGTCACCGCCACCAGTTACACCGACACCGGCCTGGCTGCCTCCACCACCTACAGCTGGACAGTGCGCGCTGCCGATGCCAACGGGGCCGAAGGCGCCACATCGGCCGCGGCTTCGGGCACCACGCTGGCCGCATCGGGCGGTGGCACGGCCACCTGCACCACGGCCAGCAACTATGCACACACCCTGGCCGGGCGCGCGTACGCCGCCGGGGGCTACACCTATGCGCTGGGCTCCAACCAAAACATGGGCCTGTGGAACGTGTTTGTGACCAACACCCTGAAGCAGACCAGCACCAACTACTACGTGATCGGCACTTGTCCTTAA
- a CDS encoding substrate-binding domain-containing protein has product MQRRTLVALASAAVTAATLSAPAFAQTGEIRIAHVYSKTGPLEAYGKQTQTGLMMGLNYATGGSMTVNGKKLVVIEKDDQGKPDLGKSLLASAYSDDKADIAVGPTSSGVALALLPVAEEYKKILLVEPAVADAITGDKWNKYIFRTGRNSSQDAISNAVAIDKAGVTVATLAQDYAFGRDGVKAFKDALKNAKLVHEEYLPTTTTDFTAGAQRLIDKLKDVPGRKVIFIIWAGAGNPFKIADMDLKRYGIEIATGGNILPAMAAYKNFPGMEGATYYYFGIPKNPVNEAMVAAHYKEFKTPPDFFTAGGFSSAMALVTALKATNGDTNTNKLIKTMEGMSFETPKGKMTFRKEDHQAMQSMYHFKIKVDPAFAWGVPELVREIKPEEMQVPIRNKR; this is encoded by the coding sequence ATGCAACGTCGCACTCTGGTCGCCCTCGCTTCCGCAGCCGTTACCGCCGCCACACTTTCTGCCCCCGCGTTCGCGCAGACCGGTGAAATCCGCATCGCCCACGTGTACAGCAAGACGGGCCCACTGGAAGCCTACGGCAAGCAGACCCAGACCGGTCTGATGATGGGCCTGAACTACGCCACCGGCGGCAGCATGACCGTCAATGGCAAGAAGCTCGTCGTGATCGAGAAGGACGACCAGGGCAAGCCCGATCTGGGCAAGAGCCTGCTGGCCTCCGCCTACTCGGACGACAAGGCCGACATCGCCGTCGGCCCCACCTCCAGCGGCGTGGCCCTGGCCCTGCTGCCCGTGGCTGAGGAATACAAGAAGATCCTGCTGGTGGAGCCCGCCGTGGCCGACGCCATCACCGGCGACAAGTGGAACAAGTACATCTTCCGCACCGGCCGCAACAGCAGCCAGGACGCCATCTCCAACGCCGTGGCCATCGACAAGGCCGGCGTCACGGTAGCCACGCTGGCGCAGGACTACGCCTTTGGCCGTGACGGTGTGAAGGCCTTCAAGGACGCGCTGAAGAACGCGAAGCTGGTGCACGAGGAATACCTGCCCACCACCACCACCGACTTCACCGCCGGTGCCCAGCGCCTGATCGACAAGCTCAAGGACGTGCCCGGCCGCAAGGTCATCTTCATCATCTGGGCTGGTGCGGGCAACCCGTTCAAGATCGCTGACATGGACCTCAAGCGCTATGGCATCGAGATCGCCACCGGCGGCAACATCTTGCCCGCCATGGCTGCGTACAAGAACTTCCCCGGCATGGAAGGCGCTACGTACTACTACTTCGGCATCCCCAAGAACCCCGTGAACGAAGCCATGGTGGCCGCGCACTACAAGGAGTTCAAGACCCCGCCAGACTTCTTCACGGCCGGTGGCTTCAGCTCTGCCATGGCACTGGTCACGGCCCTCAAGGCCACGAACGGCGACACCAACACCAACAAGCTCATCAAGACCATGGAGGGCATGAGCTTTGAGACGCCCAAGGGCAAGATGACCTTCCGCAAGGAAGACCACCAGGCCATGCAGAGCATGTACCACTTCAAGATCAAGGTGGACCCGGCCTTTGCCTGGGGCGTGCCCGAGCTGGTGCGCGAGATCAAGCCTGAAGAGATGCAAGTTCCGATTCGCAACAAGCGATAA
- a CDS encoding sigma-54-dependent Fis family transcriptional regulator: MPFLTDDAPALPLDAQGILELAARSMFQLFSSVSQGMFLVDRSGRIVWVNEGYQRFLPDLGFSSVDQFVGRTVEEVIPNTQMRRVLETGQPVLIDLLTNKAGTFVVSRIPLRDDADRVIGAIGIVLFDHPETTLQPLISKFARLQRDLDDARRELASQRRRSLAVAGDGERRSKYTFASFIGSSPAAAEVKRQARRAAQSTSPVLLLGETGTGKELLAHAIHAASSRASGPFVSVNIAAVPDTLLEAEFFGVAPGAYTGADRKGRDGKFKLADGGTLFLDEIGDMPQSLQAKLLRALQEGEIEPLGSNKLVPFNVRILAATSRDLAALVREGKFREDLFYRLHVLPVRVPPLRVRRSDIPALVEALGEDLALRNGTAPPELLPDAMALLAGQPWRGNIRELRNVLEQAVMRSDSQSIDAAQLERILREAGVEPAAPAPVQDPGHATDADDESRYLRPLAEQVAELERKAIAATLKAHGGNKLATARQLGISRATLYGRLENPE; this comes from the coding sequence ATGCCCTTTCTCACCGATGACGCCCCCGCCTTGCCGCTGGATGCCCAGGGCATTCTGGAACTGGCGGCGCGCTCCATGTTCCAGCTGTTCTCCAGCGTCAGCCAGGGCATGTTCCTGGTGGACCGCAGCGGGCGCATCGTGTGGGTGAATGAAGGGTATCAACGCTTTCTGCCGGACCTGGGTTTTTCGTCGGTGGACCAGTTCGTCGGCCGCACGGTGGAAGAGGTCATCCCCAACACCCAGATGCGCCGCGTGCTGGAAACCGGCCAGCCCGTGCTGATCGATCTGCTCACCAACAAGGCGGGTACCTTTGTGGTCAGCCGTATCCCGCTGCGTGACGATGCCGACCGCGTGATCGGCGCCATCGGCATCGTGCTGTTCGACCACCCTGAGACCACACTGCAGCCGCTCATCAGCAAGTTTGCGCGGCTGCAGCGCGACCTGGACGACGCCCGGCGCGAGCTGGCCAGCCAGCGCCGCCGCAGCCTTGCCGTGGCGGGCGATGGAGAGCGGCGGTCCAAGTACACCTTTGCCAGTTTCATCGGCTCCAGCCCTGCGGCGGCCGAGGTTAAGCGCCAGGCGCGCCGTGCAGCGCAGTCCACCAGCCCCGTGCTGCTGCTGGGCGAAACCGGCACCGGCAAAGAGCTGCTCGCCCACGCCATTCACGCCGCATCGAGCCGCGCCAGCGGCCCGTTTGTGAGCGTGAACATCGCCGCCGTGCCCGACACGCTGCTCGAAGCGGAGTTCTTTGGCGTGGCGCCGGGCGCCTACACCGGCGCTGACCGCAAAGGCCGCGACGGCAAGTTCAAGCTGGCCGATGGCGGCACGCTGTTCCTCGACGAAATCGGCGACATGCCGCAGAGCCTGCAGGCCAAGCTGCTGCGCGCGCTGCAAGAGGGCGAGATCGAGCCGCTGGGCAGCAACAAGCTTGTGCCCTTCAACGTGCGCATCCTGGCCGCCACCTCGCGCGACCTGGCCGCGCTGGTGCGCGAGGGCAAGTTTCGCGAGGATTTGTTCTACCGCCTGCATGTGCTGCCCGTGCGCGTGCCGCCGCTGCGCGTGCGACGCAGCGACATTCCTGCGTTGGTCGAAGCCCTGGGTGAAGACCTGGCCCTGCGCAACGGCACCGCACCGCCCGAGTTGCTGCCCGACGCCATGGCCCTGCTGGCGGGCCAGCCCTGGCGCGGCAACATCCGCGAGCTGCGCAATGTGCTGGAGCAGGCGGTCATGCGCAGCGACTCGCAGTCCATCGACGCCGCGCAGCTGGAGCGCATCCTGCGCGAGGCCGGCGTGGAGCCCGCCGCCCCCGCCCCGGTGCAGGACCCTGGCCACGCCACCGATGCCGACGACGAAAGCCGCTACCTGCGCCCGCTGGCCGAGCAGGTGGCCGAGCTGGAGCGCAAGGCCATTGCCGCCACCCTCAAGGCCCATGGCGGCAACAAGCTGGCCACCGCGCGGCAGCTGGGCATCTCGCGCGCCACGCTCTATGGACGTCTGGAAAACCCTGAATAA
- a CDS encoding DUF2325 domain-containing protein has translation MDSLPQEFMALCRQWGEAQQRCCKLVAAQAAQLEALSAEVLRLRAAVIIRDTRLAWAQDALAQWQAAQPGLPRRQSMARHIGVLAERITALSRECLRWKLAASAPGASSLATAAPQCAHPCKEVAVEEDAPAISEAALHTSLAAADWVICQTGCISHDQYWRVQDHCRRTGKTCILMDQPLAAQPVQPPSVVVLHWGHAEERQAADKVQ, from the coding sequence ATGGATTCACTTCCCCAGGAATTTATGGCGTTGTGCAGGCAGTGGGGTGAGGCGCAGCAACGCTGCTGCAAGCTGGTGGCCGCTCAGGCCGCGCAACTGGAAGCGCTGTCGGCGGAGGTGTTGCGCTTGCGTGCTGCTGTGATCATTCGGGACACGCGCCTGGCGTGGGCGCAGGATGCCCTGGCACAGTGGCAGGCGGCTCAGCCGGGCCTGCCGCGGCGACAGTCCATGGCCCGCCATATCGGCGTGCTGGCGGAACGCATCACTGCCTTGTCGCGCGAGTGCCTGCGATGGAAGCTGGCTGCATCGGCGCCGGGTGCGTCGTCTCTAGCCACTGCAGCACCCCAGTGCGCGCACCCATGCAAAGAGGTGGCTGTCGAGGAGGACGCGCCAGCCATCAGCGAAGCAGCACTGCATACCAGCCTGGCGGCCGCAGACTGGGTGATTTGCCAGACCGGCTGCATCAGCCATGACCAGTACTGGCGGGTACAGGACCATTGCCGCCGCACCGGCAAGACCTGCATCCTGATGGACCAGCCTCTGGCTGCGCAGCCGGTGCAGCCGCCGTCCGTCGTGGTGCTGCACTGGGGGCATGCCGAAGAGCGTCAGGCGGCTGACAAGGTGCAGTAA
- a CDS encoding tripartite tricarboxylate transporter permease translates to MEIFDALLAGFATAITPANLLWALVGCALGTAVGVLPGIGPAVAVAMLLPITAKVEVTASMIFFAGIYYGAMYGGSTTSILLNTPGETASMVTAMEGNKMAKSGRAGAALATSAIGSFVAGTIATVVVTLFAPGVAEFAVKLGPPEYFMLMVLAFTTVSAVLGQSALRGMTALFVGLALGCVGMDQISGAARYTAGQMELLDGIDIVLVAVGLFAVAEVLYAAIYEGSVNETQNKMSRVHMTARDWKRSWPAWLRGTLIGTPFGCIPAGGTEIPTFLSYATEKRLAKGEDKAEFGGKGAIEGVAGPEAANNATVTAALIPLLTLGIPTSNTTAVLLGAFQNYGINPGPQLFTSSAALVWALIASLYIGNIMLLVLNLPMVGLWVKLLKVPRPQLYAGILIFATVGAYGMRQSAFDLFLLYAIGILGVVMRRFDFPTAPVVVGMILGPLAEAQMRNAVALGEGSWWIFLQRPMSLTLVVIVALVLIVPRVMRRMAARKLASS, encoded by the coding sequence ATGGAAATCTTTGATGCGCTTCTGGCGGGCTTTGCCACCGCCATCACGCCAGCCAACCTGCTGTGGGCGCTGGTGGGCTGTGCCCTCGGGACGGCCGTGGGCGTGCTGCCTGGCATCGGGCCCGCCGTGGCTGTGGCCATGTTGCTGCCCATCACCGCCAAGGTCGAGGTCACAGCCTCGATGATCTTTTTTGCCGGTATCTACTACGGCGCCATGTATGGAGGGTCCACCACGTCGATCCTGCTGAACACGCCGGGGGAGACGGCGAGTATGGTGACCGCGATGGAGGGCAACAAGATGGCCAAGAGTGGCCGCGCCGGTGCGGCGCTGGCAACCTCGGCGATTGGCTCCTTCGTGGCGGGCACCATTGCAACAGTGGTCGTGACGCTGTTCGCTCCGGGCGTGGCGGAATTTGCCGTCAAGCTGGGGCCGCCGGAATACTTCATGCTGATGGTGCTGGCCTTCACGACCGTGAGCGCGGTGCTCGGCCAGAGCGCTTTGCGCGGCATGACGGCCCTCTTTGTGGGGCTGGCGCTGGGCTGCGTGGGCATGGACCAGATCTCTGGTGCCGCGCGCTACACCGCAGGCCAGATGGAGTTGCTGGACGGTATCGACATCGTGCTGGTGGCCGTGGGGCTGTTTGCCGTGGCGGAGGTGCTCTACGCTGCCATTTACGAAGGCAGCGTGAACGAGACGCAGAACAAGATGAGCCGTGTGCACATGACCGCACGGGACTGGAAACGGTCCTGGCCCGCCTGGCTGCGCGGTACCCTCATTGGCACACCGTTTGGCTGTATCCCTGCGGGCGGCACCGAGATCCCCACCTTCCTCAGCTACGCCACCGAGAAGAGGCTGGCCAAGGGCGAGGACAAGGCAGAGTTTGGGGGCAAGGGCGCCATTGAAGGCGTGGCCGGCCCCGAGGCGGCGAACAACGCCACCGTGACGGCTGCGCTGATCCCGCTGCTGACGCTGGGCATTCCCACCAGCAACACCACGGCCGTGCTGCTGGGCGCGTTCCAGAACTACGGCATCAACCCGGGCCCGCAGCTGTTCACCAGCTCGGCGGCGCTGGTGTGGGCGCTGATCGCCTCGCTGTACATCGGCAACATCATGCTGCTGGTGCTCAACCTGCCGATGGTGGGTCTGTGGGTCAAGCTGCTGAAGGTGCCACGCCCGCAGCTGTACGCAGGCATCCTGATCTTCGCCACGGTGGGCGCCTACGGCATGCGCCAGAGCGCGTTCGACCTGTTTCTGCTGTATGCCATCGGCATTCTGGGGGTGGTGATGCGCCGGTTCGACTTTCCGACCGCGCCGGTGGTGGTGGGCATGATCCTGGGCCCCTTGGCCGAGGCACAGATGCGCAACGCCGTGGCGCTGGGAGAGGGTAGCTGGTGGATCTTCCTGCAGCGCCCGATGTCGCTCACGCTGGTGGTGATCGTGGCGCTGGTGTTGATCGTTCCGCGCGTGATGCGCCGCATGGCGGCACGCAAGCTGGCGTCTTCATAG
- a CDS encoding tripartite tricarboxylate transporter TctB family protein, translated as MTEGSTIPSPRAQTIVGAGVLLVAAGMAFGALQISGEAGYGGVGPNFLPWLCTVVLAICGAWLVWEARTGGYREMSEASGHPKADIGSFVWVSAGLLVNAALIGTVGFIVSCTICYVLAVQGLRRAARQPQAGSVGTWVKDVLTGLAISAPVFWAFTQFLAINLPGLTGTGWL; from the coding sequence ATGACTGAAGGCAGCACCATTCCATCGCCGCGCGCGCAGACCATCGTCGGCGCCGGTGTGCTGCTGGTGGCCGCAGGCATGGCCTTCGGCGCCTTGCAGATTTCCGGCGAGGCCGGCTACGGCGGCGTCGGTCCCAACTTTCTGCCGTGGCTGTGTACCGTGGTGCTGGCCATTTGCGGCGCGTGGCTGGTGTGGGAGGCACGCACTGGCGGCTACCGCGAGATGTCCGAAGCCAGCGGGCACCCCAAGGCCGACATCGGCTCTTTCGTGTGGGTGTCTGCGGGCCTTCTGGTCAACGCCGCATTGATCGGCACCGTGGGCTTCATCGTGAGCTGCACGATCTGCTACGTGCTGGCCGTGCAAGGCCTTCGCCGCGCAGCCCGGCAACCCCAAGCCGGCTCCGTCGGTACGTGGGTGAAGGATGTGCTGACCGGGCTGGCGATCTCGGCGCCCGTGTTCTGGGCCTTCACGCAGTTTCTCGCCATCAACCTGCCGGGCCTGACGGGAACGGGCTGGCTGTAA
- a CDS encoding tripartite tricarboxylate transporter substrate binding protein: MRRDTFLKSLAALAAAGALPVSAQTASAIKMMIPANPGGGWDTTGRALGKAMQDAGVASSVTYDNKGGAAGAIGLAQFVNGSKGDPNAVMVMGAVMLGGIITGKPPVGLDKVTPLARLTSEYNVFVLPSNSPFKSMKDVVDQLKKDPGSVKWGGGSRGSTEHIAAAMIAREVGVDPAKINYVAFRGGGEATAAILGGNVTIGGSGYSEFAEYIAAGKMRAIGVTSGKRLKGVEVPTLKEQGINVEIGNWRGVYGAPGIDKAQRDALIASIEKATKSKAWSEALAKNDWTPAWMAGDAFASFVDQEFASLRATMVKSGMV; this comes from the coding sequence ATGCGTCGCGATACTTTTCTGAAATCCCTGGCCGCCCTGGCCGCAGCGGGTGCGCTGCCCGTCTCGGCCCAGACGGCATCTGCCATCAAGATGATGATCCCTGCCAACCCGGGTGGAGGCTGGGACACCACCGGTCGCGCGTTGGGCAAGGCAATGCAGGACGCAGGGGTTGCCAGCTCGGTCACCTATGACAACAAGGGCGGTGCCGCCGGCGCGATCGGTCTGGCGCAGTTCGTCAACGGCAGCAAGGGCGACCCGAATGCCGTGATGGTGATGGGTGCGGTGATGCTGGGCGGCATCATCACGGGCAAGCCCCCGGTGGGCCTGGACAAGGTCACGCCGTTGGCGCGCCTGACCAGCGAATACAACGTGTTCGTGCTGCCTTCCAACTCGCCTTTCAAGTCGATGAAGGACGTGGTGGACCAGCTCAAGAAGGACCCTGGCAGCGTGAAATGGGGTGGCGGCTCGCGCGGCTCCACCGAGCACATCGCAGCCGCCATGATTGCCCGTGAAGTGGGTGTGGACCCGGCCAAGATCAACTACGTGGCGTTCCGTGGGGGCGGCGAGGCAACTGCCGCCATCCTGGGTGGCAACGTCACCATCGGCGGCAGCGGCTACAGCGAATTTGCCGAGTACATCGCTGCGGGCAAGATGCGGGCCATCGGGGTCACGTCCGGCAAGCGCCTCAAGGGCGTCGAGGTGCCCACGCTCAAGGAGCAGGGCATCAACGTCGAGATCGGCAACTGGCGTGGCGTGTACGGTGCTCCCGGTATCGACAAGGCCCAGCGTGACGCGCTGATCGCCTCCATCGAGAAGGCCACAAAGAGCAAGGCCTGGAGCGAGGCGCTGGCCAAGAATGACTGGACCCCCGCATGGATGGCTGGCGATGCGTTTGCCAGCTTCGTGGACCAGGAATTCGCCAGCCTGCGCGCCACCATGGTCAAGTCCGGGATGGTGTGA